One genomic segment of Virgibacillus doumboii includes these proteins:
- a CDS encoding HAAS signaling domain-containing protein codes for MNREQFLKSLENGLKKLPQAEREDILHDFREHFSMGSADGKTEEQIAESLGSPKQIAKELQANYHIEKVEATATTGNIFRAVWAVIGLGFFNFVIVFGPFVALLAILFAGWTSGIAFIVSPLMVLINVITYPAGFEWFDLFFSFMLCGVGLFIVIGMFSATKALANQLVRYLKYNVSLVKGGLKDE; via the coding sequence ATGAATAGAGAGCAGTTTTTGAAAAGCCTGGAAAATGGACTGAAAAAGCTTCCTCAGGCGGAGCGTGAAGATATTTTGCACGACTTCCGGGAGCATTTTTCCATGGGTTCAGCAGACGGAAAAACGGAAGAGCAAATTGCTGAATCGCTGGGGTCACCTAAGCAGATAGCTAAAGAATTACAGGCTAATTACCACATTGAAAAAGTGGAAGCCACAGCAACGACAGGGAATATTTTTCGCGCAGTATGGGCTGTCATTGGACTGGGATTCTTTAATTTTGTAATCGTGTTTGGACCATTTGTTGCATTACTGGCAATTTTATTTGCGGGATGGACGTCAGGGATTGCATTTATTGTTTCACCATTAATGGTTTTAATAAATGTGATAACTTACCCGGCAGGATTTGAATGGTTTGATTTATTCTTTTCATTCATGCTTTGTGGAGTTGGACTGTTTATTGTAATCGGTATGTTTTCTGCAACAAAGGCGTTGGCAAATCAATTGGTGCGTTATTTGAAATATAACGTTTCGCTTGTGAAGGGAGGTTTAAAAGATGAGTAG
- a CDS encoding SDR family oxidoreductase, which yields MKILVAGANGQIGKHLVTFIQESDSLEAKAMIRKQEQASFFEDLGAKTAVVDLEGDIDPIAKAAEGMDAVVFTAGSGGHTGKDKTIMVDLDGAVKTIEAAKAAGVKRFVMISSFDTTREAIQDAPSSFAPYVAAKHYSDEWLRGTDLDYTIIHPGLLTNDKGTGQVEVGSKVEMGEVPREDIANVIVSSLENEKSIGKEFQVVTGNNPKSIKEAIDSI from the coding sequence ATGAAAATTCTTGTAGCAGGTGCAAATGGTCAAATTGGAAAACATCTGGTTACGTTCATTCAGGAAAGTGATAGCCTTGAGGCAAAGGCGATGATTCGTAAGCAAGAGCAGGCTTCCTTTTTTGAAGATTTAGGTGCGAAAACTGCGGTAGTAGACCTGGAAGGCGACATCGATCCGATTGCGAAAGCTGCTGAAGGGATGGATGCAGTTGTATTCACAGCAGGCTCAGGCGGTCATACAGGGAAAGATAAAACTATTATGGTCGATCTGGATGGTGCAGTAAAAACAATTGAGGCAGCTAAAGCAGCTGGTGTGAAGCGGTTTGTTATGATTAGTTCATTTGATACGACACGTGAAGCAATTCAGGATGCTCCTTCTTCCTTTGCACCATATGTTGCAGCGAAGCATTATTCGGATGAGTGGCTGCGGGGAACAGATTTGGATTATACGATCATCCACCCCGGTTTGCTGACAAATGATAAAGGAACCGGTCAAGTAGAGGTTGGATCAAAAGTGGAAATGGGTGAGGTTCCCAGAGAAGACATTGCAAACGTAATTGTTTCCAGCCTGGAAAATGAGAAGTCGATCGGCAAGGAATTTCAGGTAGTAACAGGTAATAATCCTAAATCCATTAAGGAAGCAATTGATTCAATTTAA
- a CDS encoding DUF1360 domain-containing protein, producing MELEITLMEFMMLILASYRLTHLIVFDKITEFIRKPFLTTKKTSSKETKQVPKSKFGYLLTCYWCAGVWSAIFLGLTYLWIPDIAQYVIFILAIAGGQAILESFVGVNIKRTALYDEETKKLK from the coding sequence ATGGAATTGGAAATAACCTTGATGGAGTTTATGATGCTGATACTTGCCAGCTATCGGCTGACACACTTAATCGTGTTTGATAAAATAACTGAATTTATCCGTAAGCCCTTTTTAACAACGAAAAAGACTTCATCAAAAGAAACGAAGCAGGTGCCTAAATCGAAATTCGGTTACCTCCTGACCTGTTACTGGTGCGCCGGGGTATGGAGCGCGATATTCCTGGGTCTGACATATTTGTGGATTCCCGACATTGCTCAGTATGTCATCTTTATCCTGGCAATTGCCGGCGGTCAGGCAATCCTTGAGTCTTTTGTCGGCGTGAATATTAAACGCACTGCTTTGTATGATGAGGAAACAAAAAAGTTGAAATAA
- a CDS encoding cysteine hydrolase family protein, whose amino-acid sequence MNQTLLIIDAQQELIEGNQEERGVFNKEQLIKNINLVIEKAGKSDIPVVFVRDLDVAEGKGNGFQVHGEISVPANANFFDKAATNSFHGTGLLSHLKSQEMEHIVIMGCETQHCIDSAVRTATINGMDVTLVSDGHSTIGGDVLSAEQIVKHHNETLHGHYNVDHFSIVRNTNEDLFHPTHYLYR is encoded by the coding sequence TTGAATCAAACATTATTAATAATTGATGCCCAGCAGGAGTTAATTGAAGGGAATCAGGAAGAACGTGGAGTTTTTAATAAGGAGCAGCTTATTAAAAACATTAATTTGGTAATTGAAAAAGCAGGAAAGTCTGATATTCCGGTTGTCTTTGTAAGGGATCTGGACGTTGCTGAAGGTAAAGGGAATGGATTTCAGGTTCACGGTGAAATTAGTGTGCCTGCGAATGCGAATTTTTTTGATAAAGCTGCAACGAATTCCTTTCATGGGACAGGACTTCTAAGCCACTTAAAATCTCAGGAAATGGAACACATCGTTATAATGGGCTGTGAAACGCAACACTGCATCGATAGTGCAGTCAGAACAGCCACGATTAATGGTATGGATGTCACATTGGTTAGTGATGGACATTCAACAATAGGCGGGGATGTTCTAAGTGCCGAACAAATAGTAAAGCATCATAATGAAACGCTCCATGGCCATTACAATGTTGATCACTTTTCGATTGTCAGAAATACAAATGAGGATCTGTTTCACCCAACGCACTATTTATATAGATAA
- a CDS encoding GNAT family N-acetyltransferase — MDIRKPNDLEMEKILSHSPQAVSEGTLGEVKPTIEKAKQLVEPLLKKGGYYLISTKNNELMGWILIGGSKDQFSNKTIGFIYELFVLDQYRGKGISKHLIETGIEQLKQEGYSEVRLSVFEGNQAIKIYESLGFENRTITMSMSL, encoded by the coding sequence ATGGATATAAGAAAACCAAATGATTTAGAAATGGAAAAGATATTGTCACATTCTCCACAAGCGGTATCTGAGGGTACGTTAGGTGAAGTAAAACCAACGATTGAAAAAGCCAAACAACTGGTAGAACCTCTTTTAAAGAAGGGAGGTTATTATTTAATATCAACAAAAAATAATGAATTAATGGGATGGATCCTTATAGGAGGAAGTAAAGACCAGTTCTCGAATAAGACAATCGGATTTATTTATGAATTATTTGTTTTAGATCAATATAGAGGCAAAGGTATATCTAAACATTTGATTGAAACAGGTATTGAACAACTTAAACAAGAGGGATATTCGGAAGTACGTTTAAGTGTATTTGAAGGAAATCAAGCAATTAAAATATATGAAAGTCTGGGATTTGAAAACAGAACAATTACGATGAGTATGTCATTATAA
- a CDS encoding tRNA dihydrouridine synthase encodes MIDNFWRDLPRPFFILAPMEDVTNVIFRHVVSEAGRPDVFFTEFTNTESYCHPEGIFSVRGRLTFTEDEQPMVAHIWGDKPEHFRQMSIGMAKQGFRGVDINMGCPAPNVAPKGKGCGLIRRPEVAADIIQAAKAGGLPVSVKTRLGYTDVDEWHDWLAHLLKQEIANLSIHLRTKKEMSKVDAHWELIPEIKKLRDEVAPDTLLTINGDIPDRQTGLELVHKYGVDGVMIGRGVFNNPFAFEKEPKDHSTKELLDLLRLQLDLFDKYTKEFESRPFRPLRRFFKIYVRGFRGASELRNQLMETESTDEVRALLNNFENTDETRGQEKCPNSR; translated from the coding sequence ATGATAGATAATTTTTGGCGTGATTTACCACGACCGTTTTTTATATTGGCACCAATGGAAGATGTGACGAATGTTATTTTTCGCCATGTAGTAAGTGAAGCAGGCAGACCTGATGTATTTTTTACAGAGTTTACAAATACAGAAAGCTATTGTCACCCAGAGGGGATTTTTAGTGTGCGTGGGCGTTTGACTTTTACCGAAGATGAACAGCCAATGGTGGCCCATATATGGGGAGACAAGCCCGAACACTTTCGGCAAATGAGTATTGGAATGGCGAAGCAAGGCTTTCGGGGTGTGGATATTAATATGGGTTGTCCTGCTCCTAATGTGGCACCGAAAGGAAAGGGATGCGGTCTCATCCGCCGTCCGGAAGTTGCGGCAGATATCATACAGGCAGCAAAAGCTGGCGGTTTGCCCGTAAGTGTGAAAACAAGGCTTGGTTATACGGATGTAGATGAATGGCACGACTGGCTGGCACACTTATTGAAACAAGAAATCGCTAATCTTTCTATTCATCTGCGTACAAAAAAAGAAATGAGCAAAGTAGATGCTCATTGGGAACTGATTCCGGAAATCAAGAAACTTCGTGATGAAGTGGCACCAGATACACTTTTAACAATCAATGGAGATATTCCTGATCGTCAAACTGGCTTGGAGCTTGTTCATAAATATGGAGTAGATGGGGTTATGATTGGGCGCGGTGTTTTTAACAATCCATTTGCCTTTGAAAAGGAGCCCAAAGACCATAGCACGAAGGAATTGCTTGATCTCTTAAGATTGCAGCTTGATCTTTTTGATAAATATACAAAAGAATTCGAGTCACGTCCATTTAGACCGCTTCGTCGCTTTTTTAAGATATATGTCCGCGGATTTCGAGGGGCAAGTGAATTAAGAAATCAATTGATGGAAACAGAGTCGACAGATGAAGTGCGTGCATTGCTCAATAACTTTGAGAATACTGATGAGACGAGGGGACAGGAGAAGTGTCCCAATTCAAGGTAA
- a CDS encoding HAD family hydrolase — protein sequence MIKAVLFDLDGTLLNRDESVKIFIEKQYQRFNQWLNHVPKDKYITRFIELDNRGYVWKDKVYQQLLAEFDITGLTWEELLQDYVSQFQYSCVPFPNLLRMLEELKSDNYNLGIITNGKGQFQMDNIKALGIEKYFETILISEWEGMNKPEPRIFHRAFDSLNVLPGESIYVGDHPEKDVKAAQRAGMKGVWKKDYKWNNVKADFMVDDLKEVPLIIKNVALK from the coding sequence ATAATAAAAGCTGTTTTATTTGATCTAGATGGAACTTTGCTGAACCGGGATGAGTCAGTAAAGATTTTTATTGAAAAACAATACCAGCGTTTCAATCAGTGGCTAAATCATGTGCCAAAAGATAAGTATATAACAAGGTTCATAGAGCTTGATAACAGAGGCTATGTCTGGAAGGATAAAGTATATCAACAGTTACTGGCGGAATTTGATATTACCGGTCTGACTTGGGAGGAATTGCTTCAGGATTATGTCAGTCAATTTCAATATAGCTGTGTCCCATTTCCCAATCTCCTTCGTATGCTGGAAGAATTGAAGAGCGATAACTATAACCTTGGAATAATTACTAATGGAAAAGGCCAGTTTCAGATGGATAATATAAAGGCTTTGGGTATTGAGAAATACTTTGAGACAATCCTCATATCCGAATGGGAAGGGATGAATAAGCCTGAACCTCGAATATTCCATAGAGCCTTTGATAGCCTTAATGTTTTGCCTGGCGAAAGTATTTATGTTGGTGATCACCCGGAAAAAGATGTGAAGGCCGCTCAACGGGCAGGTATGAAGGGTGTATGGAAAAAAGACTATAAATGGAACAATGTTAAAGCTGATTTTATGGTGGATGATTTGAAAGAGGTACCTCTGATTATTAAAAATGTGGCCTTGAAGTAA
- a CDS encoding DNA-3-methyladenine glycosylase, translated as MHISPEPLDKSFYNQPTLQMAQSLLGKWLLKETDEGIASGFIVEAEAYIGPDDRAAHSFNNRRTKRTEIMFGEAGHAYTHTMHTHCLVNVVSGQINHPEAILIRGVDPYTGQELMEKRRPKAKKKTQWTNGPGKLTQALGITMDDYGHSFNQYPLWIAQGKTVKPSEIVSGPRIGIENTGDAKDYPWRFWIDGNEFISR; from the coding sequence ATGCACATCTCACCAGAACCATTGGATAAATCATTCTACAATCAGCCAACCCTTCAAATGGCTCAATCATTACTTGGTAAATGGCTGCTGAAGGAAACAGATGAAGGGATTGCTTCTGGTTTCATTGTTGAAGCGGAAGCATATATCGGGCCTGATGATCGTGCAGCACACAGCTTTAACAATCGGAGGACGAAGCGAACGGAAATCATGTTCGGTGAAGCCGGTCATGCGTATACCCATACGATGCATACACACTGCCTGGTTAACGTTGTGAGCGGACAAATCAATCATCCGGAAGCTATATTGATACGGGGGGTTGATCCATATACAGGACAGGAATTAATGGAAAAACGACGTCCAAAAGCAAAGAAGAAAACTCAATGGACAAACGGCCCAGGCAAATTAACTCAAGCACTTGGAATTACGATGGATGATTATGGGCATTCATTCAATCAGTACCCGCTTTGGATTGCTCAGGGAAAAACAGTGAAGCCTTCTGAAATTGTCTCAGGTCCACGGATTGGTATTGAAAATACCGGGGACGCGAAAGATTATCCTTGGAGATTTTGGATTGATGGGAATGAATTTATTTCCAGGTAA
- a CDS encoding thermonuclease family protein, translating into MLDDLFLAFMLISLFCLFLGLFYPKYVLFWLPFKASRGLVASIFPALTVIFFILFGITAPPVEELADGNKTKNVQTEETVNKDAANKKEDSERDKKDTKEKTDTDNNKDNKQNNNKSKTDKNTAKNNNTTKDTSKPEEDTDKKKENVSTESPAPSAAKKATVKRVVDGDTVEIKYNGSVEDVRLLLVDTPETVHPSKPVQPVGPKASTFAKNTLTQGETIKIEFDGPKRDHYDRLLGYIWDDGKNFNKMLLKKGLARYAYVYDPPYTHQQTFQQAESYAKSRDLGIWSMEGYVTPDGFTSKSNKSEDTSSSDSSGSNDNSSSSGYDPNGPDRDCGDFDTQHAAQDFYEAAGGPDEDPHRLDGSDNDGKVCESLP; encoded by the coding sequence TTGCTGGATGATTTATTTTTGGCATTCATGCTTATAAGTCTTTTTTGTTTATTTTTAGGTCTTTTCTATCCAAAATACGTTTTATTCTGGCTTCCTTTTAAGGCAAGCCGTGGGTTGGTAGCTTCTATTTTTCCGGCACTTACGGTAATCTTTTTCATACTTTTTGGTATCACTGCACCACCTGTAGAGGAATTGGCAGATGGAAACAAGACGAAAAATGTTCAAACTGAAGAAACAGTGAATAAAGACGCGGCAAATAAAAAAGAGGATAGCGAACGGGATAAAAAAGACACTAAAGAAAAAACGGATACTGACAATAATAAAGATAACAAACAAAATAATAACAAATCGAAAACAGATAAAAATACTGCAAAAAATAACAACACCACAAAAGATACTTCCAAACCTGAGGAAGATACCGACAAAAAGAAAGAAAATGTTTCAACTGAATCTCCTGCCCCATCAGCTGCTAAAAAAGCAACCGTAAAGAGGGTAGTAGACGGCGATACCGTTGAAATTAAATACAACGGGTCAGTTGAAGATGTTCGATTACTCCTGGTGGACACACCGGAAACAGTACATCCATCAAAGCCGGTGCAACCAGTTGGTCCTAAAGCTTCTACCTTTGCGAAAAATACATTAACGCAAGGAGAAACTATTAAAATAGAATTTGACGGACCAAAGCGCGACCATTACGATCGCTTATTGGGATACATTTGGGATGACGGGAAGAATTTCAACAAGATGCTCCTGAAAAAAGGACTTGCAAGATATGCATATGTATACGATCCACCGTACACACATCAACAGACTTTCCAACAAGCAGAATCCTATGCAAAAAGCCGTGATCTTGGTATTTGGAGCATGGAAGGATATGTGACTCCGGATGGGTTTACTTCAAAATCGAACAAATCAGAGGATACTTCTTCATCGGATTCTTCCGGCTCTAATGATAATTCCAGTTCATCCGGTTATGACCCGAACGGACCGGATAGAGACTGCGGTGATTTTGATACACAACATGCTGCTCAGGATTTCTATGAAGCAGCTGGCGGTCCAGATGAAGATCCACACCGCCTGGATGGTTCTGATAATGATGGAAAAGTATGTGAGAGTCTTCCATAA
- a CDS encoding PadR family transcriptional regulator, whose product MNIQFKKGALEFCVLALLNKQDRYGYEIVQKISDQIVISEGSVYPLLRRLKKEDYLTTYLQESKEGPSRKYYRITDKGKDHLYVLNDEWEQFSDGVNQIVKEGVNHE is encoded by the coding sequence ATGAATATACAGTTTAAAAAAGGAGCTTTGGAATTTTGCGTACTTGCGCTGCTAAATAAGCAAGACCGTTATGGGTATGAGATTGTTCAAAAAATCTCTGATCAGATCGTCATTTCCGAAGGTTCGGTATATCCGTTGTTAAGGAGATTGAAAAAAGAGGATTATTTAACAACCTATTTACAGGAGTCAAAAGAAGGTCCTTCCCGAAAATACTACAGGATTACTGATAAAGGAAAAGACCACCTTTATGTCCTTAATGATGAGTGGGAGCAGTTTTCGGATGGTGTTAATCAAATAGTAAAGGAAGGTGTTAACCATGAATAG
- a CDS encoding DUF4097 family beta strand repeat-containing protein, which translates to MSSIKKISIVALALLIIGVIGSFVTFNTTSKPVTVSEERVIDDDITDIEISADNQKVELISANEDKPRVELSGRSTEDVKNQLSVNVDGNTLSINLVEKRLQFFDFFNFIGTSLTLEVHLPEKVYESLQVDIDNGEFQAEQLKIREVKAGVSNGLIEMKNITAAMVSTEADNGQISLENVEGKIYGKVNNGKIYLGTKTLDRPITLESNNGKIKIETEKEPTNTTFDIEIDNGKATVFGSSNWNTVVGDGENLIKLKTNNGHISVEK; encoded by the coding sequence ATGAGTAGCATCAAAAAAATATCCATTGTTGCATTAGCTCTCTTAATTATTGGTGTGATTGGCAGTTTTGTTACATTCAATACAACTAGTAAACCTGTCACCGTTTCGGAAGAGAGGGTCATTGATGACGATATTACAGATATTGAAATTAGTGCAGATAACCAAAAAGTAGAGCTTATTTCAGCTAATGAAGATAAACCGAGGGTGGAATTATCTGGTAGAAGTACGGAGGATGTTAAAAATCAGTTAAGCGTTAATGTAGATGGAAATACATTATCCATCAATTTAGTTGAAAAGAGATTGCAGTTTTTCGACTTTTTCAATTTCATAGGAACATCTTTAACATTGGAGGTACACTTACCCGAAAAAGTATATGAATCATTACAGGTTGATATCGATAATGGTGAATTTCAGGCAGAACAGCTGAAGATCAGAGAAGTTAAGGCTGGAGTGAGTAATGGACTGATTGAAATGAAAAACATTACTGCGGCGATGGTGAGTACAGAAGCGGATAATGGTCAGATTTCACTTGAAAATGTAGAAGGAAAAATTTACGGAAAAGTAAATAATGGGAAAATTTATCTTGGAACCAAAACGTTGGATCGCCCGATAACATTAGAATCCAATAATGGAAAAATTAAAATTGAGACCGAAAAAGAACCGACAAATACAACGTTTGATATTGAAATTGACAATGGCAAAGCGACTGTTTTTGGGAGCTCTAATTGGAACACTGTCGTTGGCGATGGGGAAAATCTAATAAAACTGAAAACCAATAACGGGCATATTTCCGTCGAGAAATAA
- a CDS encoding DUF6220 domain-containing protein → MEVTGKACLWRKVFFYLAVVFVITVATQVFFAGLATFVDPSRWQTHRIFVRIIEYVPILMLIFSFFAKLPKSMKWQSFGLFILFILMYATANIPNAGAFHPVIALVMFWAAIAVSQKAWRYAYNMESSKEAH, encoded by the coding sequence GTGGAGGTAACGGGAAAGGCGTGCTTGTGGCGGAAAGTTTTCTTTTATCTGGCAGTAGTTTTTGTAATAACTGTTGCAACACAGGTTTTTTTCGCCGGGTTAGCGACTTTTGTAGATCCATCCAGGTGGCAGACACACCGGATATTTGTGAGAATTATTGAGTATGTACCAATCCTGATGCTGATTTTCAGTTTTTTTGCGAAGCTGCCAAAGAGCATGAAGTGGCAGAGTTTTGGATTGTTCATACTGTTTATTTTGATGTATGCAACGGCCAATATACCAAATGCTGGAGCATTTCATCCGGTAATCGCATTGGTTATGTTCTGGGCGGCAATTGCAGTCAGTCAGAAGGCTTGGCGATATGCATATAACATGGAATCAAGTAAAGAAGCACATTGA